One Pseudomonas ekonensis DNA window includes the following coding sequences:
- a CDS encoding polyamine ABC transporter substrate-binding protein, giving the protein MNSLKPLIASALCAALLGGAAHAEERTLRVYNWFDYITPKALEDFKAQNTQTKLVYDIFDTNEALEAKLLTGNSGYDVVVPSNVFLAKQIEAGVFQPLDRSRLLNWNHLDPKLMKLIEANDPGNKFAVPYMYGTILIGFNPAKVKAALGDNAPVDSWDLIFKEENISKLKQCGVALLDSPSEILPLALQHLGLDPNSKNPQDYAKAEALLLKIRPYVTYFHSSKYMADIANGDICVAVGYSGSFSQAANRAKEAKNGVVVDMRLPKEGAPIWFDMLAIPKGAQNPQDAYTFIDYLLQPQVIAPVSDFVGYPNPNKDATQQVDPAIRNNPNLYPTDAAMNTLYTLQPLPRDAERARTRAWTRIKSGT; this is encoded by the coding sequence ATGAACAGCCTCAAGCCCCTGATCGCCTCCGCGCTGTGCGCCGCACTGCTCGGCGGCGCGGCCCACGCCGAAGAACGCACCCTGCGCGTCTACAACTGGTTCGACTACATCACCCCCAAGGCCCTGGAGGATTTCAAGGCGCAGAACACCCAGACCAAACTGGTCTACGACATCTTCGACACCAACGAGGCGCTGGAGGCCAAACTGCTGACCGGCAACTCCGGCTACGACGTGGTGGTGCCGTCCAACGTGTTCCTGGCCAAGCAGATCGAGGCCGGGGTGTTCCAGCCGCTGGACCGCAGCCGGCTGCTGAACTGGAACCACCTGGACCCCAAACTGATGAAGCTGATCGAGGCCAACGATCCGGGCAACAAATTCGCCGTGCCGTACATGTACGGCACCATCCTGATCGGCTTCAACCCGGCCAAGGTCAAGGCGGCGCTGGGCGACAACGCCCCCGTGGACAGCTGGGACCTGATCTTCAAGGAAGAGAACATCAGCAAGCTCAAACAGTGCGGCGTCGCCCTGCTCGACTCGCCGTCGGAGATCCTGCCGCTGGCCCTGCAGCACCTGGGGCTGGACCCCAACAGCAAGAACCCGCAGGACTACGCCAAGGCCGAGGCGCTGCTGCTGAAGATCCGTCCGTACGTCACCTACTTCCATTCCTCCAAGTACATGGCCGACATCGCCAACGGCGACATCTGCGTGGCGGTGGGCTACTCGGGCAGCTTCTCCCAGGCCGCCAACCGTGCCAAGGAAGCGAAGAACGGCGTGGTGGTGGACATGCGCCTGCCCAAGGAAGGCGCGCCGATCTGGTTCGACATGCTCGCCATCCCCAAGGGCGCGCAGAACCCGCAGGACGCCTACACCTTCATCGACTACCTGCTGCAGCCGCAGGTGATCGCGCCGGTCAGCGACTTCGTCGGTTACCCGAACCCCAACAAGGACGCCACGCAACAGGTCGACCCGGCGATCCGCAACAACCCGAACCTGTACCCGACCGACGCGGCCATGAACACGCTCTACACCCTGCAGCCGCTGCCCCGCGACGCCGAACGTGCGCGCACCCGGGCCTGGACCCGGATCAAGTCCGGCACCTGA
- a CDS encoding AraC family transcriptional regulator, producing MLHSHLTTLNAVSLILNTFKDQGLSGDALLAGSGISAADLSRADTRITTNQEMQVCANAVALKHDIGLELGRRMHVSCYGILGYALLTCATFGDALRLAIRYPALLGTLFELSLEDDGEQVWFVAADYRESPAMAVFNAEFCLVSLKVICDDLLGHPLPLRAARFEHAAPDYRDSYAEPFGCPLHFRAKDNAFAFERRWLDQPLPLADTITHQAMAERCRKQNTEFTGRQAWLGRIRQLLGAQLNCAPGLEGLAQQMNCSPRTLRRHLKDMGCSYQELLDELRFERAKQMLCEDQMPIYRIAETLGFSETASFRHAFVRWSGVAPSQFRPHG from the coding sequence ATGCTCCACTCCCACCTCACCACCCTCAACGCCGTCTCCCTGATCCTCAACACGTTCAAGGACCAAGGGCTGTCCGGCGACGCGCTGCTGGCCGGCAGCGGCATCAGCGCGGCGGACCTGAGCCGCGCCGACACGCGCATCACCACCAACCAGGAGATGCAGGTGTGCGCCAACGCCGTGGCGCTCAAGCACGACATCGGCCTGGAACTGGGCCGGCGCATGCATGTTTCCTGCTACGGGATACTCGGTTACGCCCTGCTCACCTGTGCCACCTTCGGTGACGCCCTGCGCCTGGCGATCCGTTATCCGGCGCTGCTGGGCACCCTGTTCGAACTGAGCCTGGAGGACGACGGCGAACAGGTCTGGTTCGTCGCCGCCGACTACCGCGAGAGCCCGGCGATGGCGGTGTTCAACGCCGAGTTCTGCCTGGTCTCGCTGAAAGTCATCTGCGACGACCTGCTCGGCCACCCGCTGCCGTTGCGCGCCGCCCGTTTCGAACACGCCGCCCCGGACTACCGCGACAGCTACGCCGAGCCCTTCGGCTGCCCGCTGCACTTTCGCGCCAAGGACAACGCCTTCGCGTTCGAACGGCGCTGGCTCGACCAGCCGCTGCCGCTGGCCGACACCATCACCCACCAGGCCATGGCCGAGCGCTGCCGCAAGCAGAACACCGAGTTCACCGGGCGCCAGGCCTGGCTGGGACGGATCCGCCAGTTGCTCGGCGCGCAGCTCAATTGCGCGCCGGGGCTGGAGGGGCTGGCGCAGCAGATGAACTGCTCGCCGCGCACCCTGCGCCGGCACCTCAAGGACATGGGCTGCAGCTATCAGGAACTGCTCGATGAGCTGCGCTTCGAGCGGGCCAAGCAGATGCTCTGCGAAGACCAGATGCCGATCTACCGCATCGCCGAGACCCTGGGCTTCAGCGAGACCGCAAGCTTCCGCCATGCGTTCGTGCGCTGGAGCGGCGTTGCCCCCAGCCAGTTCCGCCCCCACGGCTGA
- a CDS encoding asparaginase, giving the protein MNPSTYPAAQHVMVLYTGGTIGMQASANGLAPASGFEARMRDYLHGQPELVVPQWRFREMAPLIDSANMTPAYWQQLREAVVDAVDVQGCDSVLILHGTDTLAYSAAAMSFQLLGLHARVCFTGSMLPAGVTDSDAWENLSGALTALGQGLAPGVHLYFHGELLAPTRCAKVRSFGRHPFKRLERQGGGTHAASLPAQLTYGAPKQLANVAVLPLFPGISAQVVDGLTASGIQGLVLECYGSGTGPSDNPEFLASLGRARDKGVVVVAVTQCHEGGVELDIYEAGSRLRGVGVLSGGGMTREAAFGKLNALLGAGLSDADVRRLVELDLCGELA; this is encoded by the coding sequence ATGAACCCTTCGACCTACCCTGCCGCCCAGCACGTCATGGTGCTGTACACCGGCGGCACCATCGGCATGCAGGCCAGCGCCAACGGCCTGGCCCCGGCCTCCGGTTTCGAGGCGCGGATGCGCGACTACCTGCACGGCCAGCCTGAACTGGTGGTGCCGCAGTGGCGCTTCCGTGAGATGGCGCCGCTGATCGACAGCGCCAACATGACCCCGGCCTACTGGCAGCAACTGCGCGAAGCGGTGGTCGATGCCGTCGACGTGCAGGGCTGCGACAGCGTGCTGATCCTGCACGGCACCGACACCCTGGCCTACAGCGCCGCTGCCATGAGCTTCCAACTGCTGGGCCTGCATGCCCGCGTGTGCTTCACCGGCTCGATGCTGCCGGCCGGCGTCACCGACAGCGACGCATGGGAGAACCTCAGCGGTGCGCTGACCGCCCTCGGCCAGGGCCTGGCGCCGGGCGTGCACCTGTACTTCCACGGCGAGCTGCTGGCGCCCACCCGCTGCGCGAAGGTGCGCAGCTTCGGGCGCCACCCGTTCAAGCGGCTGGAGCGCCAGGGCGGCGGCACGCACGCCGCTTCGCTGCCTGCCCAACTGACCTACGGCGCCCCCAAGCAACTGGCGAACGTCGCGGTGCTGCCGCTGTTCCCGGGCATTTCGGCACAGGTCGTCGACGGCCTGACCGCCAGCGGCATCCAGGGCCTGGTGCTGGAGTGCTACGGCAGCGGCACCGGCCCGAGCGACAACCCCGAATTCCTCGCCAGCCTCGGCCGGGCGCGGGACAAGGGCGTGGTGGTCGTCGCCGTGACGCAATGCCATGAGGGCGGGGTCGAGCTGGACATCTACGAGGCCGGCAGCCGTTTGCGCGGCGTGGGCGTCCTGTCCGGCGGCGGCATGACCCGCGAGGCGGCGTTCGGCAAGCTGAACGCGCTGCTGGGCGCGGGGCTGAGCGACGCCGACGTGCGGCGCCTGGTCGAACTGGACCTGTGCGGCGAGCTCGCCTGA
- a CDS encoding alanine/glycine:cation symporter family protein, with translation MLEVINDFLSGKVLILLIVGLGSYFTIRSRFVQLRHFTHMFAVFRDSLKGNAGQLSSFQALMLSLAGRVGAGNIAGVGIAVTLGGPGAVFWMWVTALVGMSSSFFECTLAQVYKRADGDGLYRGGPAYYIQHGLKLKGMAVVFSILLLVTYGFAFIGLQSYTVTHSLQNAFDFDPRHTGIVLAVLLAITFIGGIKRIAAVSDLLVPVKTLAYIAVTLYVIGTQIEHVPAMLETIFKSAFGLDPAFGGLLGSAIVMGVKRGVFANEAGLGSAPNVAAVAAVKHPGAQGVVQAFSVFLDTFVICTCTALLILLSGFYTPGFEGDGIVLTQNSLAAVVGDWGRLFVSVALSLFVFTCILYNYYLGENSLQFLSRNRVVLMVFRGLVLALVVWGSMQDLSTVFAFADITMTCLAFVNLMALAMLFKVGLRVMRDYDEQRRAGVDQPVFDSRKFADLDLDLKAWPAETSPATQAEPQGVPAAQR, from the coding sequence ATGCTAGAAGTCATCAACGACTTCCTCTCAGGCAAAGTACTGATCTTGCTCATTGTCGGGCTCGGCAGCTACTTCACGATTCGCTCGCGTTTCGTTCAACTGCGCCACTTCACCCACATGTTCGCAGTGTTCCGCGACAGCCTCAAAGGCAACGCCGGGCAACTCAGCTCGTTCCAGGCCCTGATGCTCAGCCTCGCCGGCCGCGTCGGTGCGGGCAACATCGCCGGTGTCGGCATCGCCGTGACCCTGGGCGGCCCGGGCGCGGTGTTCTGGATGTGGGTGACCGCACTGGTCGGAATGTCCAGCAGCTTCTTCGAATGCACCCTGGCCCAGGTCTACAAGCGCGCCGACGGCGACGGCCTGTACCGCGGCGGCCCGGCCTACTACATCCAGCACGGCCTGAAGCTCAAAGGCATGGCGGTGGTGTTCTCCATCCTGCTGCTGGTCACCTACGGCTTCGCCTTCATCGGCCTGCAGTCCTACACCGTGACCCACTCGCTGCAGAACGCCTTCGACTTCGACCCGCGCCACACCGGCATCGTCCTGGCGGTGCTGCTGGCCATCACCTTCATCGGCGGCATCAAGCGCATCGCCGCGGTGTCCGACCTGCTGGTGCCGGTCAAGACCCTGGCCTACATCGCCGTGACCCTGTACGTGATCGGCACCCAGATCGAACACGTTCCGGCCATGCTTGAGACCATCTTCAAGAGCGCCTTCGGCCTCGACCCGGCCTTCGGCGGCCTGCTCGGCAGCGCCATTGTCATGGGCGTGAAGCGTGGCGTGTTCGCCAACGAAGCGGGCCTGGGCAGCGCGCCGAACGTCGCCGCCGTGGCTGCCGTGAAACACCCGGGCGCCCAGGGCGTGGTCCAGGCCTTCAGCGTGTTCCTCGACACCTTCGTGATCTGCACCTGCACCGCACTGCTGATCCTGCTGTCGGGCTTCTACACCCCAGGCTTCGAAGGCGACGGCATCGTCCTGACCCAGAACTCGCTGGCCGCCGTGGTCGGCGACTGGGGCCGCCTGTTCGTCAGCGTCGCGCTGTCGCTGTTCGTGTTCACCTGCATCCTCTACAACTACTACCTGGGCGAGAACAGCCTGCAGTTCCTCAGCCGCAACCGCGTGGTGCTGATGGTGTTCCGCGGCCTGGTGCTGGCGCTGGTGGTCTGGGGTTCGATGCAGGACCTGTCGACCGTGTTCGCCTTCGCCGACATCACCATGACCTGCCTGGCCTTCGTCAACCTGATGGCCCTGGCCATGCTGTTCAAGGTCGGCCTGCGGGTGATGCGCGACTACGACGAGCAGCGCCGCGCCGGCGTCGATCAGCCGGTGTTCGACTCGCGCAAGTTCGCCGACCTGGACCTGGACCTGAAGGCCTGGCCCGCCGAAACTTCGCCGGCCACCCAGGCCGAGCCGCAAGGCGTGCCCGCAGCGCAACGCTGA
- a CDS encoding histone deacetylase family protein, producing the protein MLTIYSDDHHLHHGRCELIDGQLKPCFEMPSRADHVLQRVKHQNLGPVQAPKDFGLEPIARIHSRDYLDFFKGAWARWAELNTDGDLLPYTWPARTLRQVKPTSLHGQLGYYSFDGGAPITAGTWQAAYSAAQTALTAQAAIQRGAHSAFALCRPPGHHAAGDLMGGYCYLNNAAIAAQAFLDQGHKKVAILDVDYHHGNGTQSIFYERSDVLFTSIHGHPEAEFPFFLGYEDERGEGAGEGFNFNYPLPAGAGWDVWSAALEQACKEIERYGADIVVVSLGVDTFKDDPISQFKLDSPDYLAMGKRIAALGKPTLFVMEGGYAVEEIGINAVNVLEGFEQ; encoded by the coding sequence ATGCTGACGATCTACTCGGACGACCACCACCTGCACCACGGCCGCTGCGAACTCATCGACGGCCAGCTCAAGCCGTGCTTCGAGATGCCGTCCCGCGCCGACCACGTGCTGCAACGGGTCAAGCACCAGAACCTGGGCCCGGTGCAGGCGCCGAAGGATTTCGGCCTCGAGCCGATCGCCCGCATCCACAGCCGCGACTACCTCGATTTCTTCAAGGGCGCCTGGGCGCGCTGGGCCGAACTCAACACTGACGGCGACCTGCTGCCCTACACCTGGCCGGCGCGCACCTTGCGCCAGGTTAAGCCGACCAGCCTGCACGGCCAGCTCGGCTACTACAGCTTCGACGGCGGCGCGCCGATCACCGCCGGCACCTGGCAGGCGGCCTACAGCGCCGCGCAAACGGCGTTGACCGCCCAGGCAGCGATCCAGCGCGGCGCCCACAGCGCCTTCGCCCTGTGCCGTCCGCCGGGACACCACGCCGCCGGCGACCTGATGGGCGGCTACTGCTACCTCAACAACGCCGCCATCGCCGCCCAGGCGTTCCTCGACCAGGGCCACAAGAAAGTCGCGATCCTCGACGTGGACTATCACCACGGCAACGGCACCCAGTCGATTTTCTACGAGCGCAGCGACGTGCTGTTCACCTCGATCCATGGCCACCCGGAGGCGGAATTCCCGTTCTTCCTCGGCTATGAAGACGAGCGCGGCGAAGGCGCCGGCGAAGGCTTCAACTTCAACTACCCGCTGCCGGCAGGCGCAGGCTGGGACGTCTGGAGCGCCGCGCTGGAGCAGGCTTGCAAAGAGATCGAGCGCTACGGCGCCGACATCGTCGTCGTGTCCCTGGGCGTCGACACCTTCAAGGACGACCCGATCTCGCAGTTCAAGCTCGACAGCCCGGACTACCTGGCCATGGGCAAGCGCATCGCCGCCCTGGGCAAGCCGACGCTGTTCGTCATGGAGGGCGGCTACGCCGTGGAGGAAATCGGCATCAATGCGGTGAACGTGCTCGAAGGTTTTGAACAATGA